One window from the genome of Prinia subflava isolate CZ2003 ecotype Zambia chromosome 2, Cam_Psub_1.2, whole genome shotgun sequence encodes:
- the GPATCH11 gene encoding G patch domain-containing protein 11, with translation MEEDEEEDYMSDLFIKQDVRPGLPMVRRVKEAIQKEEKQKEANEKNRQKSIKEEEKERRDMVLKSALGNENKGFALLQKMGYKSGQALGKSGEGIVEPIPLNIKTGRSGLGHEELKKRKAEEKLENYRQKLHMKKQANEQAADQFRIRFKTKQEERKMEGDLRKSQRACQQLDMQKDIDVPKETWFWIQPEEEDKKDEEDEEDEYTSSDLSVAEKLHILTAYLREEHFYCIWCGTTYEDSEDLSSNCPGDSAADHD, from the exons ATggaggaagatgaagaggaAGACTATATGtctgatttatttattaa ACAGGATGTAAGGCCAGGCTTGCCCATGGTGAGGAGGGTGAAGGAAGCtattcagaaagaagaaaagcaaaaagaagcCAATGAGAAGAACAGGCAAAAAAGcataaaagaagaagaaaaagagagacgTGATATGGTACTGAAAAGTGCATTGGGCAACGAGAACAAAGGCTTTGCTTTGCTCCAGAAGATGGGCTACAAGAGCGGCCAGGCCCTTGGCAAGAGTG GAGAAGGCATTGTTGAACCTATTCCTCTGAACATAAAAACAG GTAGAAGTGGGCTTGGTCATGAGGAATTAAAGAAGCgaaaagctgaagaaaagctggaaaactatAGACAAAAACTCCATATGAAAAAGCAAGCAAATGAACAAGCTGCAGATCAGTTCAG AATAAGattcaaaaccaaacaagagGAACGTAAGATGGAAGGGGACCTGCGAAAAAGCCAGAGGGCCTGCCAGCAATTAGATATGCAAAAA GATATTGATGTTCCCAAGGAGACTTGGTTTTGGATACAACCTGAAGAGGAAGACAAAAAGGATGAGGAAGACGAGGAAGATGAATACACAAGCTCAGACTTAAGT GTGGCAGAAAAGCTCCACATCCTGACGGCCTATTTGAGAGAGGAGCACTTCTACTGCATCTGGTGTGGAACAACCTATGAAG ATTCTGAAGATTTATCTTCAAACTGTCCTGGAGACAGTGCAGCAGATCATGACTAA